The proteins below come from a single Miscanthus floridulus cultivar M001 chromosome 1, ASM1932011v1, whole genome shotgun sequence genomic window:
- the LOC136490936 gene encoding protein DETOXIFICATION 29-like → MTSSPGSSKLEHEAEKPPHPHGLDALMMKRLVSRSWEESRLLWRLAFPALLTEVFQFSIGFVTTAFVGHLGEVELAAVSVVENILDSSAYGVLYGMGSALDTLSGQAVGAGQLDRLGVYTQQSWIICVATALALAPAYVFAAPLLHHSLHQPDAVSRAAGPYARWAVPRLLAHAINIPLLMFFQAQSRIWAVAAISGAALGVHAVLTYVVVARLGYGLPGAAVAGDVSHWLVVAAQFAYMTTGGRFPDAWKGFTVRAFSNLGAFVKLSLGSAVMICLEFWYYTTLLIFVGLLEQAKLQIDIMSVCLNFEFMTIMVALGFSTAIGIRVSNELGANRPKETKFAVLVAVSTSIVMGAIFMGVVLIWRTSLPKLFSGSEEVIHGASKLGHLLSLTVCMSSIWPVLSGVAVGAGWQVPVAFINVGCYYLVGIPMGILFGFKLKHGTMGIWIGMLTGTFLQMSILLAIIFTTKWDKQAALAEVRMAEWGGNNENLPLMETTHTDNHMAPAQEKMLAQHDSQKNVELVRTD, encoded by the exons ATGACATCGAGTCCAGGCAGCAGCAAGCTCGAGCATGAGGCGGAGAAACCCCCACATCCACATGGGCTGGATGCCCTTATGATGAAGAGGCTTGTGAGCAGGAGCTGGGAGGAGTCGAGGCTGCTATGGCGCCTTGCCTTCCCGGCGCTCCTGACGGAGGTGTTTCAGTTCTCCATCGGATTCGTCACCACCGCCTTCGTCGGccacctcggagaggtggagctcgCGGCTGTCAGCGTCGTCGAGAACATCTTGGATTCCTCTGCCTATGGAGTCCTG TATGGCATGGGCAGCGCGCTGGACACGCTGAGCGGGCAAGCCGTCGGCGCCGGGCAGCTGGACAGGCTGGGCGTCTACACGCAGCAGTCGTGGATCATCTGCGTCGCCACCGCGCTAGCGCTCGCGCCGGCGTACGTCTTCGCGGCGCCGCTCCTGCACCATTCCCTCCACCAGCCCGACGCCGTGTCGCGCGCCGCGGGGCCGTACGCGCGGTGGGCGGTCCCGCGGCTGCTGGCGCACGCCATCAACATCCCGCTGCTCATGTTCTTCCAGGCGCAGAGCAGGATCTGGGCCGtggcggccatctccggcgcGGCGCTCGGCGTGCATGCGGTCCTCACCTACGTCGTCGTCGCGCGGCTCGGGTACGGCCTCCCCGgggcggccgtcgccggggacgtCTCCCACTGGCTCGTCGTCGCCGCGCAGTTCGCCTACATGACGACGGGCGGCCGCTTCCCCGACGCGTGGAAGGGATTCACCGTGCGCGCGTTCAGCAACCTCGGCGCTTTCGTCAAGCTGTCGCTCGGGTCGGCCGTCATGATCTG CTTGGAGTTTTGGTACTACACGACACTTCTCATTTTCGTGGGTCTCCTCGAACAGGCCAAACTCCAAATCGATATCATGTCTGTCTG CCTCAACTTCGAGTTCATGACTATAATGGTTGCACTGGGCTTCAGCACAGCAATCGG CATTAGGGTGTCCAACGAGCTGGGTGCAAACAGGCCCAAGGAGACGAAGTTTGCGGTGCTTGTGGCAGTATCAACATCCATCGTCATGGGAGCAATCTTCATGGGCGTCGTCCTCATTTGGAGGACAAGCCTGCCGAAGCTCTTCAGCGGCAGCGAGGAGGTGATACACGGTGCTTCCAAGCTGGGGCATCTCCTCTCTCTCACCGTTTGCATGAGCAGCATCTGGCCTGTACTATCAG GCGTGGCAGTAGGAGCTGGGTGGCAAGTGCCTGTGGCATTCATAAACGTCGGTTGCTACTACCTAGTGGGCATTCCAATGGGTATCCTGTTTGGCTTCAAGCTAAAACATGGCACAATG GGCATATGGATAGGCATGTTGACAGGCACGTTTCTCCAAATGTCCATACTTCTTGCCATTATCTTCACAACAAAATGGGATAAACAG GCCGCGCTGGCAGAAGTGAGAATGGCGGAGTGGGGAGGAAACAACGAGAACCTGCCACTGATGGAAACAACACATACGGATAATCATATGGCTCCTGCACAAGAGAAAATGTTGGCGCAGCATGACAGCCAGAAGAATGTAGAATTAGTGCGCACAGATTGA
- the LOC136490943 gene encoding protein DETOXIFICATION 33-like isoform X3: MSKNSNGLLIMKWLVSRSWEESRLLWSLAFPVLLAEMFQFSFEFVTTAFVGHLGEVELAAVTVAENILDTFAYGLLFGMGSALNTLIGQAVGAGQLDRLGTYTQQSLILCGAITLALAPAYVFATPILRLFLHQPVDVSRAAGQYARWAIPRLFVHAMDIPLLMFFWAQSRVWTLAAISGVALAVHAMLTYIAVRQLGYGLPGAAVAGDISQWLIVAAQFTYLTGGRFPDTWKGFTMHAFNNIGAFIKLSLGSAVMIW; this comes from the exons ATGAGCAAAAACTCAAATGGGCTGCTTATCATGAAGTGGCTTGTGAGCCGGAGCTGGGAGGAATCAAGGCTGCTGTGGAGCCTTGCCTTCCCTGTGCTCCTTGCAGAGATGTTTCAGTTCTCCTTCGAATTTGTCACCACCGCCTTTGTTGGGCACCTCGGAGAGGTGGAACTCGCAGCGGTCACCGTCGCCGAGAACATCTTGGATACCTTTGCCTATGGACTCCTG TTTGGCATGGGCAGCGCACTGAACACGCTGATCGGGCAGGCCGTCGGCGCCGGGCAGCTGGACAGGCTGGGCACCTACACGCAGCAGTCGTTGATCCTCTGTGGTGCCATCACACTGGCGCTTGCACCGGCGTACGTCTTCGCCACGCCGATCCTACGGTTGTTCCTCCACCAGCCAGTCGATGTGTCGCGCGCCGCCGGGCAGTACGCCAGGTGGGCGATCCCGAGATTGTTCGTGCACGCCATGGACATCCCGCTCCTCATGTTCTTCTGGGCCCAGAGCAGGGTCTGGACTTtggcggccatctccggcgtgGCCCTCGCCGTGCACGCCATGCTCACATACATCGCCGTGAGGCAGCTCGGGTACGGCCTGCCCGGGGCGGCTGTTGCTGGCGACATCTCGCAGTGGCTTATTGTCGCGGCGCAATTCACGTACTTGACCGGCGGCCGCTTCCCCGACACATGGAAGGGGTTCACTATGCATGCGTTCAACAACATCGGCGCTTTCATCAAGCTGTCGCTTGGATCGGCCGTCATGATCTG GTAG
- the LOC136490943 gene encoding protein DETOXIFICATION 33-like isoform X1, whose amino-acid sequence MSKNSNGLLIMKWLVSRSWEESRLLWSLAFPVLLAEMFQFSFEFVTTAFVGHLGEVELAAVTVAENILDTFAYGLLFGMGSALNTLIGQAVGAGQLDRLGTYTQQSLILCGAITLALAPAYVFATPILRLFLHQPVDVSRAAGQYARWAIPRLFVHAMDIPLLMFFWAQSRVWTLAAISGVALAVHAMLTYIAVRQLGYGLPGAAVAGDISQWLIVAAQFTYLTGGRFPDTWKGFTMHAFNNIGAFIKLSLGSAVMICLEFWYNTSLLILVGLLKHAKHQLDIMSVW is encoded by the exons ATGAGCAAAAACTCAAATGGGCTGCTTATCATGAAGTGGCTTGTGAGCCGGAGCTGGGAGGAATCAAGGCTGCTGTGGAGCCTTGCCTTCCCTGTGCTCCTTGCAGAGATGTTTCAGTTCTCCTTCGAATTTGTCACCACCGCCTTTGTTGGGCACCTCGGAGAGGTGGAACTCGCAGCGGTCACCGTCGCCGAGAACATCTTGGATACCTTTGCCTATGGACTCCTG TTTGGCATGGGCAGCGCACTGAACACGCTGATCGGGCAGGCCGTCGGCGCCGGGCAGCTGGACAGGCTGGGCACCTACACGCAGCAGTCGTTGATCCTCTGTGGTGCCATCACACTGGCGCTTGCACCGGCGTACGTCTTCGCCACGCCGATCCTACGGTTGTTCCTCCACCAGCCAGTCGATGTGTCGCGCGCCGCCGGGCAGTACGCCAGGTGGGCGATCCCGAGATTGTTCGTGCACGCCATGGACATCCCGCTCCTCATGTTCTTCTGGGCCCAGAGCAGGGTCTGGACTTtggcggccatctccggcgtgGCCCTCGCCGTGCACGCCATGCTCACATACATCGCCGTGAGGCAGCTCGGGTACGGCCTGCCCGGGGCGGCTGTTGCTGGCGACATCTCGCAGTGGCTTATTGTCGCGGCGCAATTCACGTACTTGACCGGCGGCCGCTTCCCCGACACATGGAAGGGGTTCACTATGCATGCGTTCAACAACATCGGCGCTTTCATCAAGCTGTCGCTTGGATCGGCCGTCATGATCTG CTTGGAGTTTTGGTACAACACATCACTTCTAATTCTCGTGGGTCTCCTCAAACACGCCAAACATCAACTCGATATCATGTCTGTCTGGTga
- the LOC136490943 gene encoding protein DETOXIFICATION 33-like isoform X2 yields the protein MSKNSNGLLIMKWLVSRSWEESRLLWSLAFPVLLAEMFQFSFEFVTTAFVGHLGEVELAAVTVAENILDTFAYGLLFGMGSALNTLIGQAVGAGQLDRLGTYTQQSLILCGAITLALAPAYVFATPILRLFLHQPVDVSRAAGQYARWAIPRLFVHAMDIPLLMFFWAQSRVWTLAAISGVALAVHAMLTYIAVRQLGYGLPGAAVAGDISQWLIVAAQFTYLTGGRFPDTWKGFTMHAFNNIGAFIKLSLGSAVMIWKGANKHTS from the exons ATGAGCAAAAACTCAAATGGGCTGCTTATCATGAAGTGGCTTGTGAGCCGGAGCTGGGAGGAATCAAGGCTGCTGTGGAGCCTTGCCTTCCCTGTGCTCCTTGCAGAGATGTTTCAGTTCTCCTTCGAATTTGTCACCACCGCCTTTGTTGGGCACCTCGGAGAGGTGGAACTCGCAGCGGTCACCGTCGCCGAGAACATCTTGGATACCTTTGCCTATGGACTCCTG TTTGGCATGGGCAGCGCACTGAACACGCTGATCGGGCAGGCCGTCGGCGCCGGGCAGCTGGACAGGCTGGGCACCTACACGCAGCAGTCGTTGATCCTCTGTGGTGCCATCACACTGGCGCTTGCACCGGCGTACGTCTTCGCCACGCCGATCCTACGGTTGTTCCTCCACCAGCCAGTCGATGTGTCGCGCGCCGCCGGGCAGTACGCCAGGTGGGCGATCCCGAGATTGTTCGTGCACGCCATGGACATCCCGCTCCTCATGTTCTTCTGGGCCCAGAGCAGGGTCTGGACTTtggcggccatctccggcgtgGCCCTCGCCGTGCACGCCATGCTCACATACATCGCCGTGAGGCAGCTCGGGTACGGCCTGCCCGGGGCGGCTGTTGCTGGCGACATCTCGCAGTGGCTTATTGTCGCGGCGCAATTCACGTACTTGACCGGCGGCCGCTTCCCCGACACATGGAAGGGGTTCACTATGCATGCGTTCAACAACATCGGCGCTTTCATCAAGCTGTCGCTTGGATCGGCCGTCATGATCTG GAAGGGAGCAAACAAGCACACATCCTAG